The genomic DNA GTGCGTGAAGAACAACAACTGCGAGCTCCAGCAGCTTGCCGCCACGGTCGGCATCAATACCCTCGATTATGCGAACGCCGAGCGGGAGAAGCTTCCCATAGACCGTTCCAGCGTCGCCATTGTCCGGGACCCCAACAAGTGCATACTCTGCGGACGTTGCATAGAGGTCTGCAGCAGGGTTCAGACGGTGAATGCCCTCGCCATCAATCACAGGGGTTTCGACACGGTCATCACGACGGCCTTCGACGCCGGTCTCGGGAACAGCGTCTGCATCAATTGCGGACAGTGCGTCGTTCATTGCCCCGTCGGGGCCCTCTACGAGAAGAGCGCCGTCGATGAGGTGTGGGACGCTATCCACGACCCCGACAAGTTTGTCGTCGTCCAGGAGGCACCCGCGGTGAGGGTGCAGCTCGGCGAGGAGTTCGGGATGCCGACGGGCTCGCTGGTCAGCGGGAAGATGCACGCGGCCTTGAGGAGGCTTGGTTTCGACGCGGTGCTGGAAACGAACTTCACCGCCGACCTTACCATTATGGAGGAAGGGACGGAGCTTATAGGCCGGCTGACCTCGGGGAAGAACCTGCCTCTTATCACCTCCTGCAGTCCGGGATGGATAAAGTTCATGGAGACCTTCTTCCATGACATGATCCCCCATATGTCCACGGCCAAATCCCCGCAGCAGATGTTCGGCACCCTCGCGAAGACATACTACGCCGAGGCAAAAGGTATAGACCCGGCGAAGATAGTCTCTGTTTCCATCATGCCCTGCACCGCGAAGAAGTTCGAGTGCTTGAGGCCCGAGATGACATCGAGCGGCTATCAGGACGTCGATTACGTCCTTACGACGAGGGAACTGGGCAGGATGATGCGCGAGGCCGGCCTCGACATAAAGGAAATGCCCGATGAGCCCGCCGACGACATCCTCGGCGATTACACCGGTGCGGCCACCATCTTCGGCGCCACAGGCGGGGTCATGGAAGCCGCGGTGCGGAGCGCTTACCGTCTCGTAACCGGACGGGAGCTTGAGGATGTGGAGATAAAACCCGTCAGGGGCCTCAAGGGAATAAAAGAGGCGGAGATCGACATCGACGGGACAAAGGTCAAGGTTGCCGTGGCCCACAGCTGCGGC from Syntrophorhabdus sp. includes the following:
- a CDS encoding 2Fe-2S iron-sulfur cluster binding domain-containing protein encodes the protein MVQLTINNIPVEVPEGTTILWAAKKAGFTIPTLCHHPDLTPGGQCGICVVEIEGIPGLKRSCMTPAADGFKVKTHTPRVMATRRQLVELILSNHDTDCLTCVKNNNCELQQLAATVGINTLDYANAEREKLPIDRSSVAIVRDPNKCILCGRCIEVCSRVQTVNALAINHRGFDTVITTAFDAGLGNSVCINCGQCVVHCPVGALYEKSAVDEVWDAIHDPDKFVVVQEAPAVRVQLGEEFGMPTGSLVSGKMHAALRRLGFDAVLETNFTADLTIMEEGTELIGRLTSGKNLPLITSCSPGWIKFMETFFHDMIPHMSTAKSPQQMFGTLAKTYYAEAKGIDPAKIVSVSIMPCTAKKFECLRPEMTSSGYQDVDYVLTTRELGRMMREAGLDIKEMPDEPADDILGDYTGAATIFGATGGVMEAAVRSAYRLVTGRELEDVEIKPVRGLKGIKEAEIDIDGTKVKVAVAHSCGQARALLDKVRDQIAKDGKSEYQFIEVMACPGGCVGGGGQSWGSNIAKRARRGEALYEEDRSLPLRRSHENPSVQAVYEKYLEKPNSEKAHKLLHTHYYKRSTVDGKILPNQ